From the Ignavibacteria bacterium genome, the window GTAAGATGGTAATGTTGGCCATGCCGCCGAGGTTAAGGGCAACACGGTGGACGGATGGGTGAATCAACGTTGCGGCATCGAAGATCGGGACGAGAGGAGCCCCTTGCCCACCGAGGGCGATATCGGCGGAACGGAAATCATGGATCACAGGAACGGACACCAATGCAGCGAGTGCCGGTCCGGATGCTGCTTGCCAGGTGGATACCGGCGGATGGTGCCAGAGCGTTTGCCCGTGGATAGCCACAGCGTCGAGAGGTGTTGCTGAGGTGTTTTCTCCGACCACCTCTGCATACTCGCGAGCGAGGGAGAACGGAAGGTCGCAGAGTTCCTCCATGGTCGCACGGCCGGACAGTGCCTTCATGATGAGGTCTCGTGTGTCATCGGAGAAGGGGCGTGTCACAAACGAACGAAGGGAGACCACGTGGCGGTCTCCCTTGTTTGAAATTTCACAGACTGCCATATCGATCGCATCGACCGACGTGCCCGTCATGATCCCGGCTATCACCATTACGGTGTTACGATAAGGTCAGAACGGCGAATGTCGCCAGTATCCTTGCCAAGATTCAGAAGCTGCGGTTTTGACTGTGCAACCTTGTCCTGGATGAACAACAATGCATTCATCAGTGCTTCTGGACGTGGCGGACATCCCGATACGTAGGCATCAACCGGGAGGAATTGATCGATCCCTTGCACAACAGGATAGGAGCGGAACATGCCGCCAGTGGACGTGCATACACCCATTGCGATGCACCACTTTGGATCGGGCATCTGGTCCCAGATCTTCTTTACGACCCAAGACATCTTGTACGTAACCGTACCGGCTACGATCATAAGATCTGCTTGGCGCGGTGAGAACGAGAATCGTTCAGACCCAAAGCGAGAAGAGTCAGCTCGCGGACCCCCAAAGGCCATCATCTCAATCGCACAGCAAGAAATCCCCATTGGCATCGGCCACAAGGAATTCTTTTGAGCCCAGGTGATCAGCGAGTCAACAGTTGTTGTGACGAATCCGTCACGAGCGATCTGTTCGTTCAATCCCATCGGAGAGCACCTTTCTTGATGACGTAGAGATAACCGCTGAACAACAAGACCATGAACAGCACCATAGCGGCAAGACCGTAATATCCAAGCTCACGGAACTGCACGGCCCACGGATACATGAACACGATCTCGATGTCAAAGAGAATGAACATCATGGCAACGAGATAGAACTTTACGGTGAAGCGCTCTCGGGCTGTCTTCACCGGTTCCATACCGGACTCATACGTAGAGAGTTTCGCACGCGTACTT encodes:
- the nuoB gene encoding NADH-quinone oxidoreductase subunit NuoB: MGLNEQIARDGFVTTTVDSLITWAQKNSLWPMPMGISCCAIEMMAFGGPRADSSRFGSERFSFSPRQADLMIVAGTVTYKMSWVVKKIWDQMPDPKWCIAMGVCTSTGGMFRSYPVVQGIDQFLPVDAYVSGCPPRPEALMNALLFIQDKVAQSKPQLLNLGKDTGDIRRSDLIVTP
- a CDS encoding NADH-quinone oxidoreductase subunit A; amino-acid sequence: MILDYLPLMIMIVLGLIFGVMNILIAENVGPRKSTRAKLSTYESGMEPVKTARERFTVKFYLVAMMFILFDIEIVFMYPWAVQFRELGYYGLAAMVLFMVLLFSGYLYVIKKGALRWD